From one Amycolatopsis sp. FDAARGOS 1241 genomic stretch:
- a CDS encoding SCO4848 family membrane protein — protein MRISRGTAIFFLAFGVWSWIIWITFAKNLWASDQSWAADGSATGYFIVHAVLTVVSFVLGTIIGVIGWRALRASRAARSKEQTSPGA, from the coding sequence ATGCGTATTTCGCGAGGTACAGCGATCTTCTTTCTCGCCTTCGGGGTGTGGTCCTGGATCATCTGGATCACCTTCGCCAAGAACCTCTGGGCGAGCGACCAGTCCTGGGCGGCGGACGGCTCGGCCACCGGGTACTTCATCGTGCACGCCGTGCTGACGGTCGTTTCCTTCGTGCTCGGCACGATCATCGGCGTCATCGGCTGGCGGGCGCTGCGGGCTTCGCGCGCCGCCCGATCGAAGGAACAGACTTCTCCCGGCGCCTGA
- a CDS encoding D-alanyl-D-alanine carboxypeptidase family protein yields the protein MHSAFPTSLRVLAATLTAGLLAVAAPAAATAATPAPAQAQPCADQSAPPPPVDTSERPAPGKPAPAPLPVPNEPVGGILMGGCGLVLPGGAPNPPDGDTAASWLVQDLDTGDVIAAKDPHARERPASLIKTLLALVVTTELKPDRIVVPTKEDAEQECTCVGIVAGGRYTVDQLLHGLLMHSGNDVAHAFATALGGVDATTTKMNLLAKRIGATDTRAATPSGLDGPGMSTSAYDLSLIFHYAMKQQEFAQAVATKAYTIPAIGGKPAIPVYNDNKLLGVYPGFLGGKTGFTDDARHTYVGAAQRDGHRLAVVMMRAEQRPTRVVDQAAKLLDYGFALHENHAAPVGRIAYEALVATAPPAPPANVAAAGAGSTAAPAKNDSFGTTGWILTLVVFVVIVAGFVIGYQRKKQARG from the coding sequence GTGCACAGCGCATTCCCCACGTCACTTCGGGTTCTCGCCGCGACGCTCACCGCCGGCCTCCTGGCCGTCGCCGCGCCCGCCGCCGCGACGGCGGCCACGCCCGCGCCCGCGCAGGCCCAGCCGTGCGCGGACCAGTCCGCGCCGCCGCCCCCGGTGGACACGTCGGAGAGGCCTGCACCGGGCAAGCCGGCACCGGCGCCGCTGCCCGTGCCGAACGAACCCGTCGGCGGGATCCTGATGGGCGGCTGCGGGCTGGTCCTGCCCGGGGGCGCACCGAACCCGCCGGACGGTGACACGGCCGCTTCCTGGCTCGTGCAAGACCTCGACACCGGCGACGTCATCGCGGCGAAGGACCCGCACGCGCGCGAGCGGCCGGCGTCGCTCATCAAAACGCTGCTCGCGCTCGTGGTCACCACGGAGCTCAAGCCCGACCGGATCGTGGTGCCGACGAAGGAGGACGCCGAGCAGGAGTGCACCTGCGTCGGCATCGTCGCGGGCGGGCGCTACACCGTCGACCAGCTGCTGCACGGTTTGCTGATGCACTCGGGCAACGACGTCGCCCACGCGTTCGCCACGGCGCTCGGCGGCGTCGACGCGACCACCACGAAGATGAACCTGCTGGCCAAGCGCATCGGCGCGACCGACACGCGCGCGGCCACGCCATCAGGCCTCGACGGGCCGGGCATGTCGACGTCGGCCTACGACCTGAGCCTGATCTTCCACTACGCGATGAAGCAGCAGGAGTTCGCGCAGGCCGTCGCCACGAAGGCGTACACGATTCCGGCGATCGGCGGGAAACCCGCCATTCCGGTCTACAACGACAACAAGCTCCTCGGCGTCTACCCCGGCTTCCTCGGCGGCAAGACGGGCTTCACCGACGACGCCCGCCACACCTACGTCGGCGCCGCGCAGCGCGACGGCCACCGGCTCGCCGTCGTGATGATGCGCGCCGAGCAGCGGCCCACGCGGGTCGTCGACCAGGCGGCGAAGCTGCTCGACTATGGCTTCGCGCTGCACGAGAACCACGCGGCGCCGGTCGGGCGCATCGCGTACGAAGCACTTGTCGCGACGGCACCGCCCGCTCCCCCGGCCAACGTCGCCGCCGCGGGCGCGGGGTCGACCGCCGCACCGGCGAAGAACGACTCGTTCGGCACCACGGGCTGGATCCTCACGCTGGTGGTGTTCGTCGTCATCGTCGCCGGGTTCGTGATCGGGTACCAGCGCAAGAAGCAGGCGCGGGGCTAA
- a CDS encoding YhjD/YihY/BrkB family envelope integrity protein encodes MANKNGDQEKLLPRLRRKYPWLDHLIRANESFGEHYGNHYAAAITYFSVLSVFPIFMVAFTVIGKVVGGNQAVIGKITDGIKNSVPEGLQDLVMTIVNAAISSGSGIGIFGLLLALYSGIGWMSNLRDALTAQWGQEKKQQPFVKTTIKDLLSLVGLGIALIVSFAVTAAGSGVGQYLLELVGLQDQTWAVWVLRVATIILGLAANALVFLWVIARLPREHVAMRSAVTGAIVAAIGFVILQQVATIYLKSVTQSPAAAIFGPIIGLLVFANLVSRFLLLVTAWTATARENQRKVVRPPAPVLLEPRVTVQRGFGMGAAAGVFGVGALLGWFGRRRG; translated from the coding sequence GTGGCGAACAAAAACGGTGACCAGGAGAAGCTGCTGCCTCGGCTGCGGCGGAAGTACCCGTGGCTGGATCACCTGATCCGAGCCAACGAATCCTTCGGCGAGCACTACGGCAACCACTACGCCGCCGCCATCACGTACTTCAGCGTGCTCTCGGTGTTCCCCATCTTCATGGTGGCGTTCACCGTCATCGGCAAGGTCGTGGGCGGCAACCAGGCCGTGATCGGCAAGATCACCGACGGAATCAAGAACTCGGTGCCGGAAGGCCTGCAGGACCTCGTCATGACCATCGTGAACGCGGCCATCTCTTCGGGCAGCGGCATCGGGATCTTCGGTCTCCTGCTGGCCCTCTACTCGGGAATAGGCTGGATGTCGAACCTCCGCGATGCCCTCACAGCGCAGTGGGGCCAGGAGAAGAAGCAGCAGCCGTTCGTGAAGACGACGATCAAGGACCTGCTGTCCCTCGTCGGCTTGGGCATCGCGCTCATCGTGTCGTTCGCCGTGACGGCCGCGGGCAGCGGCGTCGGTCAGTACCTGCTGGAGCTGGTCGGCCTTCAGGACCAGACGTGGGCGGTCTGGGTGCTGCGGGTGGCCACGATCATCCTCGGCCTGGCCGCCAACGCGCTCGTGTTCCTGTGGGTCATCGCGCGCCTGCCGCGTGAGCACGTGGCGATGCGCAGCGCGGTGACGGGCGCGATCGTCGCCGCGATCGGGTTCGTGATCCTGCAGCAGGTCGCCACGATCTACCTCAAGAGCGTGACGCAGTCGCCGGCCGCCGCCATCTTCGGCCCGATCATCGGTCTGCTGGTGTTCGCGAACCTCGTGTCGCGCTTCCTGCTCCTCGTGACCGCGTGGACGGCGACGGCGCGCGAGAACCAGCGCAAGGTCGTGCGCCCGCCGGCGCCGGTGCTGCTGGAGCCGCGCGTGACCGTCCAGCGCGGGTTCGGCATGGGCGCCGCCGCGGGCGTGTTCGGCGTGGGCGCCCTGCTCGGCTGGTTCGGGCGCAGGCGGGGTTAG
- a CDS encoding AAA family ATPase, which translates to MRLIVLNGPPAIGKSTVAERFAESCPPTLNLDVDRVRSLVGGWREQPRESGLAARELALAAARAHLTAGHDVVVPQLLARSEFLVRLEELAHDVGAEFFEVVLWDTRDNVLRRFAERPLRPEHHETGTAEVAALYDRLEAFLEAAAGAGRRNVLRPGGRRVPRLSDQHRLTRAGPLALRPSPTVVSVLRWRTKTVTRRSCCLGCGGSTRGWIT; encoded by the coding sequence GTGCGCCTGATCGTCCTCAACGGACCGCCCGCGATCGGCAAGTCGACCGTCGCGGAGCGGTTCGCCGAGTCGTGCCCGCCGACGCTGAACCTCGACGTCGACCGCGTGCGCTCCCTCGTCGGCGGCTGGCGCGAGCAGCCGCGCGAGTCGGGCCTCGCCGCGCGTGAACTGGCACTCGCTGCCGCCCGCGCGCACCTGACGGCAGGCCACGACGTGGTCGTCCCGCAACTGCTGGCCCGCTCGGAGTTCCTGGTGCGGCTTGAAGAACTCGCGCACGACGTCGGAGCGGAGTTCTTCGAGGTCGTCCTCTGGGACACCCGCGACAACGTGCTGCGCCGCTTCGCCGAGCGCCCACTTCGGCCCGAGCACCACGAAACCGGTACCGCCGAGGTCGCCGCGCTGTATGACCGGCTCGAAGCGTTCCTCGAAGCGGCCGCGGGCGCGGGTCGTCGGAACGTCCTCCGGCCGGGTGGACGACGCGTACCGCGCCTTTCTGACCAGCATCGCCTGACCCGCGCGGGCCCGCTCGCGTTGCGGCCCTCACCCACCGTGGTTAGCGTTTTACGGTGGCGAACAAAAACGGTGACCAGGAGAAGCTGCTGCCTCGGCTGCGGCGGAAGTACCCGTGGCTGGATCACCTGA